From one Candidatus Dadabacteria bacterium genomic stretch:
- a CDS encoding MBL fold metallo-hydrolase, whose translation MKVQTLASGSSGNCTFIDSGNAKILVDAGIAPRKLAKELASIGVRMEDIDAVVVSHEHSDHTKAITAVPVPVYVSEATRHLWEGKVGSLFDFHSGGGFAVGDMTVETFPVPHDAIDPVGFTIESKGAKIGIVTDIGSVTGLVSERLRGCDMLIVESNHDEARLIAGRYPWELKQRVGGALGHLSNRQCSKLLAEVAHGGLRFVVLAHLSESNNMPELALKAANEAVSGFSPSLHVAPRTARGEAFVL comes from the coding sequence TTGAAGGTCCAGACTCTTGCCAGCGGCAGTTCAGGCAACTGCACTTTTATAGACAGCGGAAACGCAAAAATACTTGTTGACGCAGGCATCGCGCCGAGAAAACTCGCAAAGGAACTCGCCTCCATCGGCGTCCGCATGGAAGACATTGACGCGGTTGTCGTAAGCCATGAACATTCCGACCACACAAAGGCGATAACCGCCGTTCCCGTGCCCGTTTATGTGAGCGAGGCGACAAGACACCTGTGGGAGGGAAAGGTCGGCTCTCTTTTTGACTTTCACTCCGGCGGCGGGTTTGCCGTGGGCGATATGACGGTGGAAACCTTCCCCGTCCCGCATGACGCCATAGACCCCGTGGGCTTCACCATTGAAAGCAAGGGCGCAAAAATCGGAATCGTAACCGATATCGGCTCGGTTACGGGTCTCGTGTCGGAAAGACTGCGCGGATGCGACATGCTGATAGTGGAGTCAAACCACGACGAGGCGCGCCTTATTGCGGGGCGCTACCCGTGGGAACTCAAACAGCGGGTCGGCGGCGCGCTGGGGCATCTGTCAAACCGCCAGTGCTCAAAACTGCTCGCCGAAGTCGCGCACGGAGGCCTGCGTTTTGTGGTTCTCGCGCACCTGAGCGAGTCCAACAACATGCCAGAACTTGCGCTGAAAGCGGCAAATGAGGCGGTAAGCGGTTTTTCCCCGTCTCTTCATGTCGCCCCCAGAACCGCGCGCGGGGAGGCGTTTGTCCTTTGA
- the purB gene encoding adenylosuccinate lyase: MISRYSRPEMADIWSDRSRYSRWLEVEIAVCEAWNKAGKIPDKALADIRKKAAFDEGRIAELEKELKHDVLAFLTSVSEKVGPNSRYIHMGLTSSDVLDTAFSLQLGAAAGIITGGVKDVLKVLKKRAREHKKTPMIGRSHGVHAEPKTLGLVFALWYDEMARNLERMTRAAEGVRVGMMSGPVGTYSSVPPKVEKSACRKLGLRPAAVSTQVIHRDVHAEYFLCLSLIAAGIERIATEIRHFQRTEVLEMEEPFTSGQKGSSAMPHKKNPVLSENLCGLARVVRSHVPAALENITLWHERDISHSSVERVIAPDGTILVDFMLHRLKILLGGLVVRKDRLAQNIGLTRGLVFSHRVLLKMVEKGVSREEAYRAVQRNAMKCWDGGGDFQEILKGDGEVAKLLSPQEVDSCFNIKAGFEHVDEIFKKVFG, from the coding sequence TTGATTTCAAGATACTCGCGCCCCGAAATGGCAGACATCTGGAGCGACCGCTCGCGCTACTCCCGCTGGCTTGAAGTTGAGATCGCCGTCTGCGAAGCATGGAACAAGGCGGGAAAAATCCCGGACAAAGCCCTTGCCGACATAAGAAAAAAAGCCGCCTTTGACGAGGGCAGAATCGCCGAACTTGAAAAGGAACTTAAACACGACGTGCTGGCGTTTCTCACCTCCGTCTCCGAAAAAGTGGGTCCCAACTCAAGGTATATCCACATGGGGCTCACCTCGTCCGATGTTCTTGACACCGCGTTTTCCCTTCAACTGGGCGCGGCGGCAGGGATTATCACCGGCGGCGTAAAGGATGTTCTGAAAGTCCTCAAAAAGAGGGCGCGGGAGCACAAAAAAACCCCCATGATAGGCAGGTCTCACGGCGTTCACGCAGAGCCGAAAACACTGGGGCTTGTGTTTGCGCTCTGGTATGACGAGATGGCGAGAAACCTTGAGAGAATGACCCGCGCGGCGGAGGGGGTGAGAGTGGGAATGATGTCCGGCCCCGTGGGAACTTACTCAAGCGTTCCCCCCAAAGTGGAAAAAAGCGCGTGCCGCAAACTGGGGCTCAGGCCCGCGGCGGTGTCCACGCAGGTAATCCACCGCGATGTTCACGCGGAGTATTTTCTGTGCCTGTCTCTCATAGCGGCGGGCATTGAGAGGATAGCGACCGAGATAAGGCACTTTCAGAGAACCGAGGTTCTTGAAATGGAAGAGCCGTTCACAAGCGGGCAGAAGGGCTCTTCGGCAATGCCGCACAAGAAAAACCCCGTTCTTTCGGAAAACCTTTGCGGCCTTGCGCGGGTTGTCCGGTCTCACGTTCCCGCCGCCCTTGAGAACATAACGCTGTGGCACGAAAGAGACATAAGCCATTCCTCGGTTGAGAGGGTGATCGCGCCGGACGGCACAATACTTGTTGACTTTATGCTTCACCGCCTCAAAATTCTGCTCGGCGGTCTTGTTGTCCGCAAAGACCGCCTTGCGCAAAACATCGGCCTGACGCGCGGGCTTGTGTTTTCGCACAGGGTGCTGTTAAAGATGGTTGAAAAGGGGGTGTCGCGCGAGGAGGCGTATCGCGCGGTGCAGAGAAACGCGATGAAGTGCTGGGACGGCGGGGGCGATTTTCAGGAGATTTTGAAGGGAGACGGGGAGGTGGCAAAACTGCTGTCGCCGCAGGAGGTTGACTCCTGTTTTAATATAAAGGCGGGTTTTGAACATGTTGATGAGATTTTTAAGAAAGTTTTTGGTTGA
- a CDS encoding thioredoxin domain-containing protein, translating to MLMRFLRKFLVDFARSVVVGSPLSAVALRVRFSRKFLADFARSARLVFAAAVCLAVLSCGGGGEAAGDGDDEAKVLAATEKFARHLSLYIPENHTVAARRGGRDGEFISGEFFLKDPEGGEAEGFGPVGFLLTSDGKTVVVDAREILERDDLEDAGVPGFRAIPQQAARAPLILVSDDGRIMAAAQLLKVGTDSAALNREQISLDGALVIGNENARVTIVEYSDFQCPYCAQASGFVRDIISEYGGRVRLVYKQFPLSFHKWAYGASEVSYCFQKLGGNPAFRRFHDEVFAGQELITVENSAERFAEIAFAAGIDPEELGRCAASGEMKERVDKDISEARALGVEGTPSFFIDGMRVPNDPALMRKAIDIRLSEVH from the coding sequence ATGTTGATGAGATTTTTAAGAAAGTTTTTGGTTGATTTCGCGCGGTCTGTTGTTGTCGGCTCTCCGCTCTCCGCCGTTGCTTTGCGTGTGAGATTTTCAAGAAAGTTTTTGGCTGATTTCGCGCGGTCTGCGCGGCTTGTTTTTGCCGCCGCCGTGTGCCTTGCCGTCCTTTCGTGCGGAGGGGGAGGGGAAGCCGCCGGGGACGGGGATGATGAGGCGAAAGTGCTCGCCGCGACCGAGAAGTTTGCCCGCCACCTGTCTCTTTACATTCCCGAAAATCACACCGTTGCCGCGCGGCGCGGCGGGAGGGACGGCGAGTTTATATCCGGAGAGTTTTTCCTCAAAGACCCCGAAGGCGGGGAGGCGGAGGGTTTTGGCCCCGTGGGTTTCCTTCTCACCTCGGACGGGAAAACGGTTGTGGTGGATGCGCGTGAAATTCTGGAAAGGGACGACCTTGAGGACGCGGGCGTGCCGGGCTTCCGCGCTATTCCGCAGCAAGCCGCCCGCGCTCCGCTGATTCTGGTTTCGGATGACGGCCGCATCATGGCGGCGGCTCAACTGCTGAAGGTCGGGACGGACAGCGCCGCCCTGAACAGGGAGCAAATCTCTCTTGACGGCGCGCTTGTGATAGGGAACGAAAACGCCCGGGTGACGATTGTTGAGTATTCCGATTTTCAGTGCCCGTATTGCGCGCAGGCGAGCGGGTTTGTGAGAGACATTATTTCCGAATACGGGGGCAGGGTGAGGCTGGTTTACAAGCAGTTCCCTTTGAGTTTTCACAAATGGGCGTACGGGGCCTCCGAGGTGTCGTATTGCTTTCAGAAACTTGGCGGCAACCCGGCGTTCAGGCGGTTTCACGATGAGGTTTTTGCCGGTCAGGAACTTATAACGGTTGAGAACAGCGCCGAGAGGTTCGCCGAAATAGCGTTTGCGGCGGGTATTGACCCCGAAGAGTTGGGCCGTTGCGCGGCTTCGGGGGAGATGAAAGAGCGCGTTGATAAAGACATAAGCGAGGCAAGGGCGCTTGGGGTGGAGGGAACGCCCTCATTTTTTATTGACGGGATGAGAGTTCCCAATGACCCCGCTCTTATGCGCAAGGCGATAGACATACGCCTTTCGGAAGTTCACTGA